A portion of the Cryptomeria japonica chromosome 5, Sugi_1.0, whole genome shotgun sequence genome contains these proteins:
- the LOC131029516 gene encoding LOW QUALITY PROTEIN: indole-3-acetic acid-amido synthetase GH3.6-like (The sequence of the model RefSeq protein was modified relative to this genomic sequence to represent the inferred CDS: inserted 1 base in 1 codon; substituted 1 base at 1 genomic stop codon), whose protein sequence is MFEKARSARGRDRKALEFIENVTSKAEEVQREVLSAILTTDANTEYLQSYGLNGSSDREAFKKALPLITYNDLKPHIQRIADGDTSPILCALPVTEFLRSSGTSEGEPKMLPTNTDYAEKRNLFFGLVRAVRNQYVEELGDWNTLHFIFVRDEMKTAGGLVYRSATTSLYKSQRFRDAFHCNLYTSPIECILCTDVYESMYSQLLCALLHRKQVMRMGALFANGFLMAIRVLEQHWTQLCFHIESGILNKEIRDPFVREAVTKILQPDPNLAQLIRSECSNGRWEGTIRRLWPNAKYIDVIVTGTMAQYIPILNYYRGGLPFVSNYYGFSXCXFGINLEPLCNPEDVSYTLLPNMGYFEFLPLRKGESDEQDPQDDEELQELVNLVDVEVGQIYELVVTTYTGLYHYRMGDILLVTGFHNEAPQFQFVCKKNVLLSIDFDNTSKVEIQSGVDSCLHNLEIIGSKLIDYTSYADISMTPSHYVLFQELSFSSETMVEHHKSILEDCCLIIEESLNNTYKKSRVTAKSITPLEIRIVEEGTFNKLMDYALDRGKSINQYKTPRCIQSISMLEILNSRVTHSYFSINFPSLIYK, encoded by the exons ATGTTTGAGAAAGCTCGAAGCGCTAGGGGGAGAGACCGGAAAGCCTTGGAATTTATTGAGAATGTGACTAGCAAGGCGGAGGAAGTGCAGAGGGAAGTCCTGTCTGCTATTCTCACCACCGATGCTAACACAGAATACTTGCAGAGTTACGGCCTTAATGGAAGCAGCGATAGAGAGGCTTTTAAGAAGGCTTTGCCCCTCATCACGTACAACGATCTCAAACCTCACATTCAACGCATTGCCGATGGAGACACTTCTCCAATCCTTTGTGCTCTTCCTGTCACGGAATTTCTCAGGAG TTCAGGGACATCGGAGGGAGAGCCAAAGATGTTGCCAACTAACACGGATTATGCAGAAAAAAGAAATTTATTCTTCGGTCTTGTCAGGGCAGTCAGGAATCA ATATGTGGAAGAACTGGGCGATTGGAATACattgcattttatttttgttaGAGATGAAATGAAAACGGCAGGGGGATTGGTGTACCGTTCAGCTACGACCAGCCTTTACAAAAGCCAGCGGTTCAGAGATGCTTTCCACTGCAACCTCTACACCAGCCCTATCGAATGTATTCTGTGCACGGACGTTTACGAGAGTATGTACTCTCAGCTGCTCTGTGCTCTCCTACACAGAAAACAAGTCATGAGAATGGGCGCCCTGTTTGCTAATGGGTTCCTGATGGCCATACGTGTTCTGGAACAGCATTGGACGCAATTGTGCTTCCACATTGAAAGTGGAATCCTCAACAAAGAAATAAGGGACCCTTTTGTAAGAGAGGCCGTTACCAAGATTCTCCAGCCAGACCCAAATTTGGCCCAGTTAATCAGAAGTGAGTGCTCCAATGGAAGGTGGGAAGGCACCATAAGACGCTTGTGGCCCAACGCAAAGTATATCGATGTTATTGTGACTGGTACAATGGCTCAATACATTCCTATTCTCAATTACTACAGAGGGGGACTTCCTTTCGTCTCTAACTACTACGGTTTCTCATAGT CTTTTGGGATCAATTTGGAACCGTTATGCAATCCCGAGGATGTGTCATACACACTTCTCCCCAACATGGGTTATTTTGAGTTTCTTCCATTAAGGAAGGGAGAATCTGATGAGCAAGACCCACAAGATGATGAAGAGCTGCAAGAGTTAGTGAATCTCGTTGACGTGGAAGTTGGTCAAATCTATGAACTCGTGGTCACTACATATACag GATTGTATCATTATAGAATGGGAGATATATTATTGGTCACAGGATTTCATAATGAAGCTCCTCAATTCCAATTTGTGTGCAAGAAGAATGTTCTATTGTCAATTGATTTTGATAACACTAGTAAAGTAGAGATTCAAAGTGGGGTAGATAGTTGTTTGCATAATTTGGAGATCATTGGTAGCAAACTCATTGATTATACAAGCTATGCAGACATCTCTATGACACCAAGTCACTATGTTTTATTTCAGGAGCTTAGTTTTAGCTCGGAAACAATGGTTGAACATCACAAATCAATTCTTGAAGATTGTTGCCTAATTATAGAGGAATCTTTAAATAATACCTATAAGAAATCTAGGGTAACGGCTAAATCCATTACACCTCTTGAAATAAGAATAGTGGAGGAGGGAACATTCAATAAATTAATGGATTATGCTCTTGATAGAGGGAAATCTATCAATCAATACAAAACACCTAGATGTATACAATCCATTTCCATGCTTGAGATTTTAAACTCAAGAGTCACTCATTCTTATTTTAGTATTAATTTCCCAAGCTTAATTTATAAGTAA